In Desulfomonile tiedjei DSM 6799, a genomic segment contains:
- the lpxD gene encoding UDP-3-O-(3-hydroxymyristoyl)glucosamine N-acyltransferase, with protein sequence MMSFTLEELARMIGGEPSVRPGPAITGIRPLEYARPSDITYVVSQQFLDKLPASSAGAVILPSGLDPGDLPHIRSRNPEADYARLTAVYYPYADETPAVSPRADVHPDASLGKGVHVGPFAVIGKAATIGDRCVIGAHTVIGEGVSIGEGTRIFPNVSVYRGVTIGKRVIIHSGAVIGSDGFGFCRDVDERGLPVNVKKYHSGTVEIGDDVEIGALVAIDRALSGVTRIGRDVKLDNLVQVAHNVEIGDSTVIASQVGIAGSSSVGKYGLIGGQAGIRDHVSVGDGVILATRVGIYRNVPAGSIMAGSVPAMPRHVFLRAQTLFKKLPEMMDRIRKLEKYISFNRKDIQ encoded by the coding sequence ATGATGTCCTTTACTCTCGAAGAGCTGGCTCGGATGATTGGCGGAGAACCGTCCGTTCGACCCGGGCCGGCAATTACCGGTATCAGACCTTTGGAATATGCGAGACCATCCGATATCACGTATGTCGTAAGCCAGCAGTTCCTTGACAAGCTCCCTGCGAGTTCAGCGGGAGCGGTTATTCTTCCGTCAGGGCTTGACCCGGGTGATCTTCCGCACATACGATCGCGCAATCCGGAAGCCGATTACGCGCGTCTTACCGCAGTGTACTACCCGTACGCTGATGAAACTCCGGCTGTATCCCCGAGAGCTGACGTTCACCCGGACGCTTCTCTAGGTAAAGGCGTTCACGTGGGGCCATTTGCTGTAATAGGCAAGGCCGCGACTATTGGGGACCGCTGTGTTATCGGTGCCCACACGGTCATAGGTGAAGGCGTAAGCATCGGCGAGGGCACGAGGATTTTTCCCAATGTGAGTGTGTACCGGGGAGTTACCATCGGGAAGCGGGTCATAATCCATTCGGGCGCGGTAATAGGATCGGACGGATTCGGCTTCTGCAGGGACGTTGACGAACGCGGTCTCCCGGTCAACGTTAAGAAATATCACAGCGGTACAGTGGAAATCGGCGATGACGTGGAAATCGGAGCGTTGGTGGCCATAGACAGAGCATTGAGCGGCGTTACTCGCATCGGCAGAGACGTCAAGCTCGATAATCTGGTTCAGGTCGCTCATAACGTGGAAATCGGCGACTCCACCGTTATTGCCTCCCAGGTGGGAATAGCGGGCAGTTCTTCAGTCGGAAAATACGGACTTATCGGCGGACAGGCAGGAATCAGAGATCACGTTTCCGTAGGAGACGGCGTAATTCTCGCTACCCGTGTGGGAATTTATCGGAATGTCCCCGCAGGTTCGATTATGGCCGGTTCTGTGCCCGCCATGCCGAGACACGTCTTTCTGAGAGCTCAGACCCTATTCAAGAAGCTGCCGGAAATGATGGACCGCATCAGAAAACTTGAGAAATACATTTCGTTCAATCGCAAGGATATCCAATAA
- a CDS encoding OmpH family outer membrane protein yields the protein MKKLYIATICAVLATAIVTSGVCWAEERFAFVNLQLISRKSVKAQQLQKKVQQLAETKKAALEKKRAEMMSLQEQIQKQSAMLKNDAREKMMKDLGIKEVEYKLAEQEAQNSLQNEQREVEEVFIRDISKVVAKLRTDKKLTAIFNSMMMLSFDDSLDLTDEVIKLYDAAPDTTARPAPPAPPKPKAGPK from the coding sequence ATGAAGAAATTGTACATTGCGACAATCTGTGCTGTCCTGGCCACCGCAATAGTGACGTCCGGCGTCTGTTGGGCCGAGGAAAGGTTCGCGTTCGTCAATCTTCAGCTTATCTCCAGGAAATCAGTGAAGGCCCAACAATTACAGAAAAAAGTGCAGCAATTGGCGGAGACCAAAAAGGCTGCACTGGAGAAGAAAAGAGCCGAAATGATGAGCCTTCAGGAACAGATCCAAAAGCAAAGCGCAATGCTGAAAAACGATGCCCGGGAAAAAATGATGAAAGATTTGGGCATAAAGGAAGTGGAATACAAGCTGGCGGAGCAGGAAGCGCAGAATTCTCTTCAGAACGAGCAGCGAGAAGTTGAAGAGGTCTTCATCCGTGACATCAGCAAAGTTGTCGCCAAGCTCCGTACCGATAAAAAGCTTACAGCGATCTTCAATTCCATGATGATGCTTTCTTTCGACGACTCTCTGGACCTGACGGACGAAGTCATTAAGCTGTATGACGCAGCACCGGATACAACGGCGAGGCCTGCTCCTCCGGCACCACCCAAACCTAAAGCCGGACCCAAATAA
- the bamA gene encoding outer membrane protein assembly factor BamA, whose protein sequence is MKILQAMVAALVLCFPIAAWSQQAKLHKILIFPFKLAGPEVSDNYSAELAAALGSELAREGDVEVISGQTFISAVQEKKVDPARITRIMSRIDANIAIWGTVTKLESGYSLELNVLNPPKGLKPRLFTATAKDMQELISGMKEVSGEIGNVVLNRPKIGEIKIEGNNRIQRDAILSKIEMKPGTTFRRSALGDEIRELYSMGYFDDVRIQADETPKGEVDLTIVLKERPSIKNIEIEGTSVLSKDEILDQIKTKSLTVASTEKIHEDINKIKKMYEKKGYYQPKIDYEIKELSRNEAQLIFKINEGEKSYLTDIKFEGNKKISDDELKKALSLKEKSWFWFVDDSGTFTREKLEENRLRVMQYYMEKGFVNVQVGAPEVDIRDGKVTLTIPVREGNRYQVREVNIDGDILEGQTKEELLQKLGVKPKTWFQRSLVAEDIKNLTRIYNNAGYAYADVEPRQKINDEHEFLDITYKITKGNPVRIGRVDIHGNERTRDKVIRRQLDMSEGELYNADKFEATKNRLEGSEFFEAVKLKTTPGSKPDEMNVDVEVIEKKTGSLTAGLGYSSQDGAMGNVNLQEKNLLGLGIVANAKTNISGRRTTYEGSITYPWMFDTQMTGSLRGYKNMNKETNFFRESDGFSAHLGFPIYGSWGMTTGIARDSNKLSGFEPVFARSVVDYYKRYGVTAQKYMNISENSVSLGFARDTRNNSVIPTGGSRVNFGSRFSGFGGDVSFANYYGEATYYHALYWKSIFKVRASGSMLSELGAEPIPFDRRIVLGGINSIRGYRYGDIGPKDVYKNVIGGDRALYCNLEIFFPVIEQLKLNGVVFADAGNAWNVSESPFFTTLKAGAGLGIRWVSPMGPVRLEYGWKLAPEKGEDPGAFAFSMGALF, encoded by the coding sequence ATGAAGATCCTGCAGGCCATGGTTGCGGCTCTTGTTTTGTGTTTTCCTATTGCCGCGTGGAGCCAGCAAGCGAAATTACACAAGATCCTGATCTTTCCCTTCAAGCTTGCCGGACCTGAGGTTTCGGACAACTACAGCGCCGAATTGGCTGCGGCACTTGGATCGGAACTGGCCCGGGAAGGTGATGTCGAGGTAATTTCCGGACAGACTTTTATCTCGGCAGTCCAGGAAAAGAAAGTAGATCCGGCCCGTATAACGAGAATCATGTCTCGAATCGATGCCAACATTGCCATTTGGGGGACTGTCACAAAATTAGAGAGCGGCTACTCACTCGAATTGAACGTGTTGAATCCTCCGAAAGGACTGAAGCCGAGATTATTTACAGCCACTGCCAAAGATATGCAGGAACTCATTTCCGGCATGAAAGAAGTCTCCGGTGAAATCGGTAATGTAGTTTTGAACCGCCCCAAAATAGGGGAGATCAAAATCGAGGGAAATAACCGTATACAAAGAGATGCTATTCTCAGCAAGATAGAGATGAAACCCGGTACAACCTTCAGAAGATCCGCTCTCGGTGATGAAATCCGAGAACTCTATTCCATGGGCTACTTCGATGACGTGAGAATTCAGGCTGATGAGACTCCTAAAGGTGAAGTCGATCTTACCATAGTCCTGAAAGAGCGGCCTTCCATCAAGAACATCGAAATCGAGGGCACCTCTGTTCTGTCGAAAGACGAGATTCTGGATCAGATTAAGACTAAATCCTTAACAGTGGCCAGTACTGAGAAGATTCATGAAGACATTAATAAAATTAAGAAGATGTATGAAAAGAAAGGTTATTACCAGCCCAAAATAGATTATGAAATCAAAGAGCTTTCTCGAAACGAGGCCCAACTGATATTCAAAATTAATGAAGGCGAAAAGAGTTATCTCACAGATATAAAGTTCGAGGGCAATAAAAAGATTTCCGACGATGAGCTCAAAAAAGCGTTGAGCCTCAAGGAGAAGAGCTGGTTCTGGTTTGTCGATGATTCCGGGACTTTTACCAGAGAAAAGCTCGAAGAAAATCGACTCCGGGTCATGCAGTACTACATGGAGAAGGGATTCGTAAACGTCCAGGTAGGGGCTCCGGAAGTAGACATCCGGGATGGTAAAGTCACCCTGACGATTCCGGTTCGGGAAGGCAATCGCTATCAAGTACGAGAAGTGAACATTGACGGAGATATCCTCGAAGGGCAAACCAAAGAAGAATTGCTGCAAAAGCTGGGCGTTAAACCGAAGACATGGTTCCAACGATCGCTCGTTGCCGAAGACATCAAGAATCTTACAAGGATTTATAACAACGCCGGATATGCATACGCAGATGTCGAACCAAGGCAAAAAATAAATGATGAGCACGAGTTCCTGGACATCACGTACAAAATAACCAAAGGTAACCCCGTCCGTATCGGACGAGTCGACATTCACGGAAATGAGCGTACCCGGGACAAGGTGATCCGAAGACAACTCGACATGAGTGAAGGCGAGTTGTACAACGCGGATAAATTTGAAGCTACCAAGAATCGCCTCGAAGGGTCGGAGTTTTTCGAAGCAGTAAAGCTGAAGACCACTCCCGGATCGAAGCCCGATGAAATGAACGTGGATGTTGAAGTAATTGAGAAGAAGACCGGGTCGCTCACTGCGGGTCTCGGTTATTCGTCTCAGGACGGTGCCATGGGGAATGTGAATCTTCAGGAAAAGAACCTCCTGGGATTAGGTATAGTGGCAAATGCGAAAACCAATATTTCCGGTCGACGGACCACGTACGAAGGCTCGATAACATATCCCTGGATGTTCGATACTCAGATGACAGGATCCTTAAGGGGATATAAGAACATGAATAAGGAAACCAATTTCTTCAGAGAAAGCGACGGGTTCTCTGCGCATCTCGGGTTTCCTATCTATGGATCCTGGGGAATGACTACGGGAATCGCGAGGGATTCGAATAAGCTCAGCGGATTCGAACCGGTGTTTGCACGATCTGTTGTGGACTATTACAAACGATATGGTGTAACAGCCCAGAAATACATGAACATTTCAGAGAATTCCGTGTCGCTCGGTTTTGCGCGGGACACACGAAATAACTCAGTTATCCCAACGGGCGGTAGCAGGGTTAACTTTGGCAGCCGTTTTTCAGGGTTTGGCGGCGACGTTTCGTTCGCGAATTATTACGGTGAAGCAACGTACTATCACGCTTTATACTGGAAGTCTATTTTCAAAGTACGGGCGAGTGGGTCCATGTTATCCGAACTTGGAGCTGAACCCATTCCCTTCGATCGTCGTATTGTTCTTGGGGGCATTAACAGCATACGCGGGTACAGGTACGGGGATATCGGTCCCAAGGATGTATATAAAAATGTGATTGGCGGTGACAGAGCTCTGTACTGTAATCTCGAAATTTTCTTTCCGGTCATTGAACAGTTGAAGCTCAACGGAGTAGTCTTTGCAGATGCCGGAAACGCTTGGAATGTTTCGGAAAGTCCTTTTTTCACCACTTTGAAAGCAGGCGCGGGTTTAGGCATACGGTGGGTCTCGCCTATGGGGCCTGTACGACTGGAATACGGCTGGAAACTTGCACCGGAAAAAGGTGAAGACCCGGGCGCTTTCGCTTTTTCAATGGGCGCCCTCTTTTAG
- a CDS encoding ABC transporter ATP-binding protein, with protein MSKPWLYEARDIWKSYSNGTKDVEVLKGVDFYVKPGETIAVTGPSGVGKSTLLHILGLLDRPVSGTLMLDGINLLSLRETERARLRNRRFGFIFQFFQLLPEFTAVENVIMPGLIAGERRRTLLPRATELLEELGLRERIYHRPGELSGGEQQRVAIARSLIMKPDVLFADEPTGNLDPETGAEIEDLMKKLNTVHNTTLIVVTHKESLSRAMDKRVTLMGGKLKELQ; from the coding sequence ATGAGTAAACCGTGGCTGTATGAAGCAAGAGACATCTGGAAAAGCTATTCCAACGGCACCAAGGATGTCGAAGTGCTCAAGGGCGTCGACTTCTACGTGAAACCGGGGGAAACTATTGCTGTTACCGGACCTTCGGGTGTGGGCAAGAGCACTCTTTTACATATTCTCGGCTTGCTGGACAGACCTGTAAGCGGAACCTTAATGCTTGATGGGATCAATCTGCTCTCTCTTCGGGAGACGGAGCGCGCAAGGTTGCGAAACAGGCGATTTGGCTTTATCTTTCAGTTTTTTCAGCTCCTTCCGGAGTTTACGGCTGTGGAGAACGTGATCATGCCGGGACTCATAGCCGGAGAACGTCGTCGAACCCTCCTGCCGCGAGCGACTGAGTTGCTTGAAGAACTCGGTCTTCGTGAACGAATCTACCATCGGCCTGGTGAGTTGTCCGGTGGAGAGCAGCAAAGGGTTGCAATTGCACGTTCTCTCATTATGAAACCCGATGTGCTCTTTGCCGATGAGCCGACAGGGAATCTCGATCCCGAGACTGGAGCGGAAATCGAAGATTTGATGAAGAAACTGAATACCGTTCACAACACAACCCTGATTGTGGTCACTCACAAAGAATCTCTTTCCAGGGCCATGGATAAAAGGGTCACCCTCATGGGCGGGAAACTCAAGGAGCTTCAATGA